CAATATATTTATTTGCAGCAGAATTAACTTCATTGTTTTTTACATTCAGAATATTATTCACATAATCATTGAAATAACTTTCCGGTAAATTATATTCAATTAATTCCTCTATTTGAGATGCAATTTCAGAAACTGTTTGAAAATTTTGTGGATAACTCAAAGCCACAAGATTTTTAGCTCTATTTAATTCATCATCTGGAATTGGTTCACGAATTCCATTTAATTCTTTAAAGAATTCCATCAATGCTTTATCTGTTACATCTGTTTGAACTGAAGAATAAGCAAAAAAACTTCCAGCTATTGGTCTAAATACAAATCTCGAACCTGCACCATAAGTATAACCATGTTCTTCTCTTAAATTATTATTCAATCTTGATGTAAAAGAACCACCAAGAATTGTATTCATCACCATTATTGCATTGTAATCATCAGTTAATCTTTTTGGGCCAACTCTTCCTATGTAAATTACAGATTGAGCAGAGCCAGGTTTATCAATTAAATAAACAATTCTTTCTTTAACTTGTTCTGGTTCATCAATATTTGTTTTTTCTACTTTTCCTTTTTGCCATTTTCCAAAAACCTTTTCCAGTTTATCTTTTAATTCATCTTTTTTAATATCACCTACAACTATAATAAAGGCATTGTTTGCTTTAAAATATTTGGCATAAAAATTTTTTAAATCATCTGTTGTAAAACTTTTTATAGAATGTTCATATCCAAGCGATATTTTTCCATAAGGATGATTTTCACCAAACAAGAATTTATTAAAAGCGATGTTTGCAATCGAAGTGGGTTGATCGTGCCATTGAGAAATAGTTGTTAAATATTCTTTCTTTTTTCTCTTTAATTCATTTTCGGGAAAATCTGGTTTTAAAACTATATCACTCATAATTTTTAGAGCGTCATCAAATTTTGAAACAGGTGTATGAAGATAAATTCCCGAGAAATGTAAACCTGCTCTTGTAGAAATTGAAGCTCCAAGAAAATCTATTTCATCTGCAACTTCGAGAGCTGTTTTGCCTGCATTTCCTTCATCAAGCATATCTATTGTTATATTCGCCAGACCTTCTTTACCTTGCGGATCATTCACTGTTCCAGCTTTTACTATAACATTAAGTTGAATTAAAGGTACATTATGCTTTTCCATTAAAACAACTTTCAATCCATTTGATAACTCGAATTTTATTAATTCTGGTAAACTCAAAGATTTTGGCGGAGGCAATTCTGGTGGTTTTGTTCTATCAACATCCTGTGCATTTATTGAAATGATAATTAAGAACAAAAAACTTATCCATTTAAAAATATTTTTCATTTTACCTCCGCATTTGATTTTACTGCTAATTCTGTTTTTCCTTTAGGCACAATACTTAAGATAACACGTGCATTATCTAATAAATATGTTTGAACTGCTGATTGAATATCTTCTGGACTTAATGCTTTATAACGAGCTAAATCTTCATTTGCATAATCTGGATTACCTGCATAGTAGAAATATGAATTTAGTAAATCTGCTTTACCATTAAATCCACCGACTCTTTCTAAAGCATCAAGAAAGG
This region of Rosettibacter firmus genomic DNA includes:
- a CDS encoding M16 family metallopeptidase, with the translated sequence MKNIFKWISFLFLIIISINAQDVDRTKPPELPPPKSLSLPELIKFELSNGLKVVLMEKHNVPLIQLNVIVKAGTVNDPQGKEGLANITIDMLDEGNAGKTALEVADEIDFLGASISTRAGLHFSGIYLHTPVSKFDDALKIMSDIVLKPDFPENELKRKKKEYLTTISQWHDQPTSIANIAFNKFLFGENHPYGKISLGYEHSIKSFTTDDLKNFYAKYFKANNAFIIVVGDIKKDELKDKLEKVFGKWQKGKVEKTNIDEPEQVKERIVYLIDKPGSAQSVIYIGRVGPKRLTDDYNAIMVMNTILGGSFTSRLNNNLREEHGYTYGAGSRFVFRPIAGSFFAYSSVQTDVTDKALMEFFKELNGIREPIPDDELNRAKNLVALSYPQNFQTVSEIASQIEELIEYNLPESYFNDYVNNILNVKNNEVNSAANKYIVPEEMIVVIVGDKSKIEEGIKQLNLGEIKNLKIEDVLGKIPVLEN